In a genomic window of Zingiber officinale cultivar Zhangliang chromosome 9B, Zo_v1.1, whole genome shotgun sequence:
- the LOC122024154 gene encoding protein DETOXIFICATION 16-like, with amino-acid sequence MEEDISLLLLPVEPSERDSCSNGGRGTREIFFRSLCFRFPNDADAVAEVKRLLSLAGPLIATSLLQYSIQVISVMFVGHLSELSLSGASMATSFANVTGFSVLLGMASALDTLCGQAYGAKEFHMLSVHFQRAMFILLFASIPLALIWTYTRQILIAAGQNSEISAEAGSYAHWLIPSLFAYGLLQCLVKFLQTQNIVIPMLISSGVIAVFHILICWVLVYMFGLGSKGAALATTISYWINVLLLAIYVKFSQACKETWTGFSKESLKDAFDFLRLAVPSAFMVCLEYWSFEMVVLLSGLLPNPKLETSILSISLSTMWMVYMIPTGLSSAVSIRVANELGAGQPQAASLSVCIVSILAITEGLAVAIITILVRNVWGYLYSYEDDVVQYVSTMMPVLAASDFMDGIQCTLSGAARGSGWQKFCSYVNLGAYYVVGIPSAVIFAFFLHLGGKGLWLGIICALLVQVSVLVAAILRTNWEHEAKKARESLYIAAVHQDQNSN; translated from the exons ATGGAAGAAGATATCTCCCTTTTATTGCTTCCAGTAGAACCCTCGGAGAGGGATTCTTGCTCCAATGGAGGAAGAGGAACGAGAGAGATCTTCTTCCGTTCTCTCTGCTTTCGCTTTCCGAACGACGCCGACGCGGTTGCCGAGGTGAAGCGCCTCCTCTCCCTGGCGGGGCCTCTCATCGCCACGAGCCTCCTCCAATATTCCATTCAGGTGATCTCCGTCATGTTTGTCGGCCACCTCAGTGAGCTCTCTCTGTCCGGCGCCTCCATGGCCACTTCTTTCGCCAACGTCACAGGATTCAGTGTGCTG TTGGGAATGGCGAGTGCATTGGACACCCTGTGCGGACAGGCCTATGGTGCAAAAGAATTTCATATGCTTAGTGTTCATTTTCAAAGGGCAATGTTCATACTTCTATTCGCGAGTATACCTTTAGCCCTCATTTGGACCTACACAAGACAAATTCTTATTGCAGCTGGTCAAAATTCAGAGATATCAGCTGAAGCTGGATCATATGCTCATTGGTTAATCCCAAGCCTTTTTGCCTATGGTTTGCTTCAATGCCTTGTTAAATTTCTGCAAACGCAGAACATAGTGATTCCGATGCTTATAAGCTCAGGAGTTATTGCAGTCTTCCACATTCTAATATGCTGGGTTTTAGTTTACATGTTTGGCCTTGGCAGCAAGGGTGCTGCACTTGCTACCACCATATCGTATTGGATAAATGTTCTTCTTTTAGCAATATATGTCAAATTTTCTCAAGCTTGCAAGGAGACATGGACAGGCTTTTCAAAAGAGTCACTCAAAGATGCATTTGACTTTCTAAGACTTGCGGTTCCTTCGGCTTTTATGGTCTG CTTGGAGTATTGGTCGTTCGAGATGGTAGTTCTCTTATCTGGTCTTCTTCCTAATCCAAAGCTGGAAACATCTATTTTGTCAATCAG CCTCAGTACAATGTGGATGGTTTACATGATTCCCACTGGTCTCAGCAGTGCAGTAAG TATAAGAGTCGCAAATGAATTGGGCGCGGGGCAACCACAGGCTGCAAGCTTGTCAGTATGCATTGTTAGTATCCTAGCCATAACAGAAGGTTTGGCCGTTGCAATAATCACCATTCTGGTTCGCAATGTCTGGGGTTACTTGTATAGCTATGAAGATGATGTTGTACAATATGTTTCAACGATGATGCCAGTTCTTGCCGCATCTGACTTCATGGATGGAATACAATGCACGCTTTCAG GTGCTGCTAGAGGATCTGGTTGGCAGAAATTTTGTTCTTATGTCAATCTTGGGGCATATTATGTTGTTGGCATTCCTTCAGCAGTCATCTTTGCTTTCTTCTTGCATCTTGGTGGCAAG GGACTCTGGTTGGGAATCATCTGTGCACTGCTTGTTCAAGTATCAGTTCTAGTCGCTGCAATCCTGCGCACCAATTGGGAACATGAA GCcaaaaaggcaagggaaagtctttACATTGCAGCTGTTCACCAGGACCAGAATTCCAATTAA